The DNA sequence CTCACCCCCGACCCCGCCTCTGCACTCCTCCGCAGCTCGGCAGCCAGCCGCTCGATCTGTTCATCCCGGTCCTGAGAGGAACAGGGGGGGGTCAGCGAATAAGGATCCCTCTGAGGTGTGTGCACACGAGTGAGCGAACAAGCGCTATGATAACTAGACACTCATATTAGCCCAAGCAGCTGATTGTAACTGACAGGAGGGGTTTGCTGCCCTGAACCATTGCACCCACTGAGGTGTCTGTCTATATCAGGGGTTTTCAACCAGTTTTGATCCATTGGTCTCCCACCCAGGCTCATAATTATCATGGGGACCCCCCCAATCATAATAAGTTAAAAAATAGTCACTGCATATCAAGTCATATCAATGGCCAGGAACCCCCTACAGCACCTTCAAAGATCCTCATGGGCCCACAGACCCCCTGTTGCCAGGGACCCTAAAACCCAGGGTCTACAGCATAATCACCAGAAACCTATCAGAGGAGAACTGCTGGCATAATAGATGGGGAAAAAGTGCACTTGTTCTGAGCTGTGGAAGAATCTGCCAATCTGTGCGCTCTTTCACAGCGGCTCTGCGTCAGGAGCAGTGGACTGAGGAGGACGACGTGAGTGTACAGCTGATGGCTGTCACACagcttcctccctctctcatccacCTCATCGCTGTCTGCTAGGAATAGCCTCctttcccctccctttctcactcactctctctctccctccctccctccccagtctccctccctcccaccctccttctctctctccctccctctgtccccctctgtcgtcttccctccctcgctctctcatcCACCCCGTCTCTGTCTGCTAGGAATagtctcccttcccctccctttctctctcagcctccctccccctgtcttcctccctccttctctctctctctcatccaccCCGTCTCTGTCTGCTAGGAATagtctcccttcccctccctttctctctcagcctccCTCCCcgtcttcctccctccttctctctctctctcatccaccCCGTCTGTCTGCTAGGAATAGCCTCCCTttccctcgctttctctccatccctccctccctccctcccactctgtcactctccctccctctccctctccctctcgtcaGGGCGCCATCATATTTCGATAAAACCATAACACACTACTAACGTTTATTTCCGCGACGCAGAATTACCAAacgttgaaataaaaaagtaaagccGGATTGGGACCTGAGCTGTGCGAGGCAGTCAATTTCATTTGTTAAAGAGCCGTTAacctatataaaaataaaaaagacggTTCATCTAATAAATCCCGAcaataaactataaaaataaggTTTGTGAAGGGCAGCCATGCGGCCTGCTGCCAGCGCCGCTCACCTCGGGCGACACGCTGCGGCTTTAATGACCCCGCAGAACAGGAACCTGCGCGGACTCGATTCATTTCATcgatgttttgtatttgtgtgctgAAGCAGAGCACTGGCCTCGCTGATACCGGGGGAGCGAAAGCTTTCAGAACTCTGAGCTGAGCGCCTCTCCTGCTTTTTAAACATCAGCCGCTGCTGTGGTAAGATCAGGGCCCGATAGTGCTGGCCttcgcttcccccccccccccccacccccgatgGGTATTTGCGGTTTCTTGTTTGTTGCGTTTTAAATTTACCCGACCCCGTGTTCGTAAGGTGCAGTCCTGAGGCTGAATGGTATTGGCACTATTTGACTTTCAGGTGAACCCACTGGGAAAAGGAGgtaatttaaaatgtctgtaaCAGTAAAATTGAGCTGAAAAGGCACCAGGTTGAATCATTCTTTTGATTGGAATCTTTGCTTCCATTGCCATATAGCGGCTACTTTCTCTCAGTTATCACTCATTTTTGGAACTATGAGTTATAAGCCTGAGTTCATAACCTGTAGTCAAAACAGTTGTAATCTGAATCTCATGGGAACACATGATAAAGGGCTTTGGGTCTAGCATGGGTCTGGTGGGTGTAGTGTGTCACTGTATGGTGGGTGGTGCATATTGGGTGGGTGTAGTTTGTCTGGTGGGTGGTGCATATCTAGTGGGTGTAGCATGTTTCTCTGGTGGGTGTAGCATGTCACTGGTGGGTGTAGCAGGTTTCTCTGGTGGGTGTAGCATGTCACTGGTGGGTGTAGCAGGTTTCTCTGGTGGGTGTAGCATGTCACTGGTGGGTGTAGCAGGTTTCTCTGGTGGGTGTAGCATGTCACTGGTGGGTGTAGCAGGTTTCTCTGGTGGGTGTAGCAGGCTTCTCTGGTGGGTGTAGCGTGTCTCTCACCTGTATCTCCTGGGTGTAGAATCTCTTCAGGCTCTTCTGCAGGTTGTTGATCTTGTTCTCGTGTCGCTCCTCCATTAGCGCTCTCTCTGACTCCAGAGTCTCACtgcacagaaacagctgcacaTCAACCTCAcagaacaacacacacacacacacacacatcagcctcACACAACCactccctcctccacctcctcctcctcttcctccccgtaCCTGAAGTCGTGCTCCATGTGCGCGATCACCTCCATCATCTCGCCGCACACCTGCTCCCTCACCctggcctccagctcctccttctcctccctctgtctctgcacCTCCTTCTTCAGGACCTCGATGGCACATATCAGCTCCTGGGGAGAAGCAGCCCCGtcactgtacaaattcacaagCTGAGAGCTGGAAGCTTTTTTAACTGGGAGGTAACGAGAATGAATCTGTTGGGCAAATGATCCTTATGGTTGGACAGATTATAGCCTGAGGGGAGTTAGACTAGCTCAGGGGCAGGCAACGCTGGTCCTGGAGCACCAGTGATGTCTCTGGGCTTTTGTTCCATCGGAACTTGGTTGCTTGGCTACAAGAGTTTGATGGATCATTAGGAGACTGCAATTAGGCAGTTATAGGTTTGGATGGAGCAGAAACCACAACCATCTctggctctccagcaccagggttgCCTACCTCTGGACTAGCTGGTAAAGAcaaacagggctgcccaaacctgttcctggagatctaacatcctgtaggttttcatttcaaccctaattcaccacacctgattccactaattaagCAGCTCAATgggatctctagctgttgaatgaggtgcggctttgttagggctggagtgaaaacccacaggaagGTTAaatctccgggaacagggtttggcagccgTGGTCTAAGCAGGTtaagtgtgtgttagtgtgcaggTCAGAAGAGCAGGATGACACATCCTGGCCTCCGGGTTGTGTCATGGAGTAGGCGGAGTccaggagaggggcggggccaatGGGGCCTGTGAGCACAGGGTGGACAGAGTGTAACCCCAGGGAAGAGAACCGATTTCGGAGAGGGGCTCGTAAAGCGCAGGGACCGACCTCGGGGTCAAACATGGTGACGTCACCCTCTTCCTCCTGGCTGCactctcccgctccctcctcctcctcctctcgaGCGTTCTCGTTGGTCTGCAGCCCGTGCGACCGCAGCAGCGATTGGATGTAGGCCACGTGCGTCTTGGCGGACGGCCCGTGGAcaagctgaggaagaggaagcttGTTTGAGAGTCGGCCAGACGGGAGCTCCAGCCCTGGGAGTGGAGGGGCCTATGAATTATGCCTGCTCAGGAACAGGGAGACCACTCCGCGTTTGGATCGGAGTCGATCTGCCGTCAGTATGGGTATGGCTCTTGCTATCGGCAATAAAAACTCTTTCAAGGCAGGTtcgctcatgaatattcacgaCGCTCTCAGACGGGCAGCACTCGATGGTTCCAAGTTGCAGAGACAAGGAGTTTTCTGTGACTGGACAAACTGGGCAAACAGTGGAGTGTCTCCATATCCTGAGGTGAACACTCAGTACCTGTGTATCATGTGGGCAACATTTAGTACCGCTGTGACCTGTTGGTAACACTTAGTACCGCTGTGCCCTGTGGGCAACACTTAGTACCTGTGTTCCCAGTGGGAAACATTTAGTACCTGTGTGTCCTGTCGGTAACACTTAGTACCTGTGTGTCCTGAGGGCAACAATGTGAACAGGGTAATGTGCGACAGGTTTGAGAATACACGCAAACTCACGCACGCAGaaacacacgcgtgcgcacacacacacacagcgtgtgtACGAGTGGCCGGGTGTACCTGGGTGGCGATGGCGGAGAATTTTAGCGCCTGCAGCGTTTCGTCGTAGGTGGAGCTGCAGGGGTTGATGTTGACCACCATGCAGGAGCGGCCACGCCCGCTGAAAAAACCCTGCAGCACGCGGGTCAGCTTGCTGTCCCTGAACGgcaccaccagggggagccgTGACCTGCGGGAAAGACCAGGAAGTGTCCCCCCGGGGACATCTATGGTGAATCTATGGTAGTCTACTGCAATCATTTTATAGTGCTGATCTGTTATGGAGTGCGTTTATCAAATTCATAaagtatgcgcgtgtgtgtgtgcatgcatacgtgtgtgtaaaCGCgtacgtgcgcatgtgtgtgtgtgtgtgtgtgtgtgtgtgtgtgtgtgtgtgtgtgtgtgagtgtgtgtgtgtgtgtgtgtgtgtgtgtgtgtgtgtgtgagtgtgtgtgtgtgtgtgtgtgagtgtgtgtgtgtgtgtgtgtgtgtgagagtgtgtgtgtgtgtgttgtgtgtgtgtgtgtgagagtgtgtgtgtgtgtgtgtgtgtgtgtgtgtgtgagtgtgtgtgtgtgtgtgtgtgtgagtgtgtgtgtgtgtgtgtgtgtgtgtgtgagtgtgtgagtgtgtgtgtgtgtgtgtgtgagtgtgtgtgtgtgtgtgagtgtgtgagtgtgtgtgtgtgtgtgtgagtgtgtgtgtgtgtgtgtgtgtgtgtgtgtgtgtgagtgtgtgtgagtgtgtgtgtgtgagtgtgtgagtgtgtgtgtgtgtgtgtgtgtgtgagtgtgtgtgtgtgtgtgtgtgtgtgtgtgtgagtgtgtgtgtgtgtgtgagtgtgtgagtgtgtgtgtgtgtgtgtgtgtgtgagtgtgtgtgtgtgtgtgtgtgtgtgtgtgtgagtgtgtgtgtgagtgtgtgtgtgtgtgtgtgtgtgtgtgagtgtgtgtgtgtgagtgtgtgtgtgtgtgtgtgtgagtgtgtgtgtgtgtgtgtgagtgtgtgagtgtgtgtgtgtgtgtgtgtgagtgtgtgagtgtgtgtgtgtgtgtgtgtacctgttgCTCTGGTTGTGTCTGAGCGCAGTAATGCAGCGCCCCAGCGTGTGCAGGGACGTGTTGATGTTGTTGGCCTCCTTCATGCGCTCGCCACTGCGCTGGTCCTTACAGCGCTCTGACCCGGCCAGGTCACACACCGTTagcctgaaacacacacacacacacacagttagccTGAACACACAGGGGACAGGCTCgttcagaaaacacacacacacacacacacgcacacatgcacacacacacgcacacacacacacgcacgcacacacacacacacacacactgttagcCTAAACACACAGGGGACAGGCTCgttcagaaaacacacacacacacacacgcacacacacacaccgttagcCTGAACACACAGGGGACAGGCTCgttcagaaaacacacacacgcgcgcgcatgcacgcacgcacgcactcgcactcacacacacacacacacacacacacacacacacacacacacatacacacacacacactcacacacacacacagtgcagtgggtagcgtggggtgtgtgtgactcactcGCTGGTCTGGGTGCTgtgccctctctccccctctgggTGGATGTGCAGCAGACGGAGGGAGAAGATGCTgtgactggagagagagagagagagagagagggagagagagagagagagggagggagggagggagagagggggagagggagggagggagagagggagagggagggagagagggagagggagggagggagggggagagagagagagagagaaaaaaggcttTTCTAAACATAAAGAGCCGCTCCATTAATTCACATTCAAACCCACACTGCTGGAGCACTGTCAGGTCACCTGACTTTAGGTAAAACGcaggaaagtgagagagagagaaagagagagagagagagagagagagagagagagagcgcgcgagcgagagagagagagagagagagcgagcgtacGTACCTGCGGCTGGAGGTGAGGTTCAGGTGCGTGCTGGCGAAGCTCTGGTTGCGGCGGCCGATCCTCAGCACCTTCCAGGCCTCCTCCGCGCTGCGCACCTGTACCCAGGTGAGGTCTGTCCGgcgccgcgggggggggggggggggggggacaaacgGACGCTCCGGTGAGACACACCTGCGACCGTCCTCGCTGCGCGGTCATGAGAACGAGCGCGAACGCGAGCGCGCGGGGCGCCACGTTTTACCTTTGACGTAGGGGTTGCCGTGGCGATCGTCGCACAGGCGCAGGGTGGCCCGCTTCCTCGACGGcggcgtgggcggggcctccagCAGGTCGTACAGGAACTCGTTGTAGATCTCGAAAAAGGAGACCCAGACCGAAAAGCGCACCCCGTCCTCCGGACCTTCCCCTCCGCTGTGGGACAGGGCGTCGCCGTCCAGGCACACGCTGTCCAAAtctgcagggggagaggggtggggtggggggggtggtgagagggGTCAACGTCCCTCAGAGGGGCGAGGTTCTGAACCCAATCCGATCGCTCGAAACAGCTCCTCACCTTCCAGCTCCGTGGTGATGCTGCTGCCCGAGGACACGCCCCCAATGCCACTGTCACCGCTGACACTGGCTCCACCCCTTCGcctggaattctgggaaattgaGCCTTCCTCCTGAGATTAAAGAAAAGACACCACGTGTCACTCCCCAGAAAAAGCTCCAACACCCCAGTGACCTCGACTTTGGTCAGATTTGATGAAGTAGCAGACGGCTTAATTGCCATCAGTTCTCAAGCAGAGGCACTGAAATGAATATGTCCTCTGTATTGCCGATCTGTTGTCTGaatgtctgtgcttgtgttgtTTGTGCAAGCCTCttaaaatgcaaagcaaatTCCTGAAAAGGCaagcattcaaataaaatattcaattcaAGTCCCCCCAGGGAAAAAtagcatttaattaattaattctattctgttctttttatttgaaccttttttaaatttttattagaGACCAATGTAGACAGCAGTTGAAagcagtgaaaacctgcaggactgcagatctccaggaacagggggttgggcagccctgctctaccAGAACTCTTTTTCGGGTAGACCATGCCACAGGGTTAGGATACGGGTTAAAACACACTGATCCGGGGTCAGTTTCTCCCCTCTCACCTCCTTCAGCAGGGAGTCCCGGCGCGCCTCCTCGGCCCGGACCTCGGCGCCGGTCAGCCGCCGCACCTCCTCGCGCAGAGCCGGCTTCAGGTCCGGGGAGTCGTACAGGCGCCCCTGCAGCCTCCCGAAAACGGAGACCAGGGCGCGGGGGAGAAGCCCGGCTTCACGGCCTGTTCCTGGGGCGcaaggaggcggggggggggggacttacaGAGTGACCGCACAGCACTTAGGACGCTCATTCCTTGACAGGCCATGCAGAAACCGATATCTTCCTAAGACCCAactattcatttttgtcccctgtaggggacacggAACTCTGGACTTGATCTCAACAATCTATATATTCTGCTGTGCTGAAAGCTACACTACGAGGGACGTtcaagaaaaatgaaatcattgtaattaaaaatgcatatattttcactgcaacatgtctTTTGTCATCCAATGTCTAAAAATTTTAAGTATTTGAActtctgctgggtctcaggaggatatggAACGAGAGCAGAGGTCCTCATCCAgggtcctggaggaccacagatGCACCTGATTTCTGTTCCCTCCCAGCCTGACTGAACGGCTCTGCTGATTGCTGGAAATCAGAGTCTGAGTACTTATAGTGTGAGTGGGGAACCAAGGAGAAGCTCCTTCACTCAGTCACCTGTGTTCTTAAAAACTGATAATCCCACTAATCCAACCAAATACGCAACTGTGTAGTTATGGATTcagatggaggggaaaaaaaaacggaaactTTTCTGGCACTTCACCGCTGAAGTAGATCACAGAACGCTCACCAATCGGCTACTAATGTCTAGTCGCTGCATCAGTGTGAACGCAGGTCTCCACGTCAGTAGCGTGAGTAATGACTTCTGTGcgaaaaaatgaatattcagaAACGCGAGGATGCGCGTGAGCACAAagggggagcggggcgggggaggggggggggtatttgggGATGAGATGCTAATGCTAATCAACATAAACGGAAGCGCTGGGCTGACGCGATCGCCTGGAGAACACTATCCAGCGCGGAAAGCAATATGCTGAAGCACTCAGATCTTCCGCCTCATCCTTACAGGGGGAAAATGTGTGGAGTGGGCACTTCAGGGGGATGCAGTTACCCAAATTAATTTGACGGAAGCACCTCTGCTTCAAAAACTTGCAGCAGCGCTGTGGGTTCGTGGCCAAGAAGCcgagaagatttttttttttacccaaaacCTTGAAGCTCCAGCACATTCAGTTCCCAGGTGGAAGCTTGCAGatgtagccttgagcaaggaTCCGGCTCGAGAAATGAATTTTATGCAACTCGCCCGGGTTAGAGACATCTGCTCAGAAATTAAACgcgcttttaaaatgaaatgactaaTAACAGCGTGACCACCCCTGACGACGGACTAAATGCACTGACGCTTGCCATAAACACGGGAAACAAACACTCCTCACGGAATCATCCATGTTTAGCTCATTTTACAGAGacatgtgcgcacgtgtgtggaACACAGCGCCTCACCCTGGACGGTGTAGGTCTTGCCAGAGTTGGAGACGCCGTATGTGTAGAGCaacctgctctctccctgcaggacgTCCCGCACGGTCTCCTTCATGGTGCAATCAAAACATTCCTGCTGCGTTGTGCCTGGGCCTAAAatctgccggggggggggaggaggaggggggtggggggcaggggcaatcatcatcatcagatcCTGCATTCCTCGTTACTACTATcatgcctgtgcctgtgctATTGTCCCTGTATCGGACACACCTGTATGTCGTGCGTTACCTAGGTGACAGTGACCATCGGTGCAGTATGCTACCTAAGTCATGGTACCACTTTGTTAACAGTGGGTATCAGTACTgcatgttgccatggtgatgtcACCAGTGTTACCTTGGTGACAAGTGAGCATCCGCGCTGTATATTTATCCAGGGGTATGTCATCATCAATGTGTTACCTTGTTAATAGCGTGCAGCAGTATTTTATATTACCtaggtgatgtcatcagtgtgtTACCTGAGTGAAGGTGAACTTGTGCACACTCTGAGAGACTCTGGGGTCTCTGAGCAACAGAGTCTCCTCATcctgaacgcacacacacccctgcagaACAAAAAAGGACAGAGATCAGCTagccctgatttaaaaaaaaaaatgtttttgatgtcACCATCATGTCACACTCACAACTCATACGACTACTAccctttacattaaaaaaaaaaaaaattatgtattatGATTTATTCTTGTAAGGCCAGGGGTGCCCGTGTTTATATGGTTTTCAGTCCTAGTCCAAGGCGATGTCTTCTGAATCATTTTACACACCAAAGCAGGCTGACTCCCATGCTGGACTATAGTTATGCAAGTAGGACACATGTGCAGCATGTAGCTGCAGCTGATgcttaatgaaataataaagctGAGGAtgcttaattaaataatttaaaatgtcctaattaaataataattaagagCGGAAGTTGGCACAAAACCCCGAAGTGGATCGCCTCCCTCTCCGAGCACTCTCaaataaggtcacatgaccgGACTGATCGAGACCCCCACTCCACTGACCtgttcctcccctctctccttctctacgTCCATCAGAGGACGAATGCGCAGGTAAACACGCACTCTCTCCGTACTGCCATCTTCCTCTCCACTCCCTCGTTCGTCAGGTCCCACCTTCCTCTGCTCCATctgagagagcagaagagagagagagagagagttagagtgagagaggtggacagaaacagagagatagagagagagggggagaggtagagagaatGGTACCACAGAACAAGCTCTTTCACAGAGTCTTGCAAGAGAATACTCATAGCTGGTGCATGAAAGAGACactaggggtggggggggcagatgaaCGACTTGCGGAGAGACCGCCATCCCGGGGGGAAGTTGCTCTGAGCGTCACGCGTTTGGATAAATAAACAGTTTATAAAACGCCAGGAAAAATAATCAGAACATAAATCAACGCGCGAGAAATAGAACGGCCCATTGTGAGCAGGTGGCTGGAGGCGATGTGACCAATCGCGGTGAAGGATGTTTATGCGGGACTGAAGGCTAAACGTTGGACACGTTCATGTTTACGCAAACTAATGAATGTGTTCGGCAATGCCTTCTCGCACAACAGAATTCATTGGATTTTAGACGTGCAGTGTGAATTGGGCAAAGGAACCTCTCTAACCTAGATAAAGAAGGAAAATAACTTTTGTACTGGATTTTTTATAGTAACGTTTCGTACAATGCTGCTACGGTTATCATGGCCAGCGTTTTGAAGGGGGcaaggagggatggagggtgCGTGGCTAAACGGAAGGGTCATTGAAAGGCACATGCTTGTCTATGGCAGTGCAGTCGTGACTGGCGGGCACGTGTCTCACCTCGCGTCCATTCGTTTGAGCCACCGCTGGAGCACAGATATTGGAGAT is a window from the Anguilla anguilla isolate fAngAng1 chromosome 3, fAngAng1.pri, whole genome shotgun sequence genome containing:
- the LOC118222522 gene encoding kinesin-like protein KIF20A isoform X2, with translation MNVETGIAPHQVVVVAVAMALRVAPPRGPLSDEEEGGAAVFESTAANPGGVAGSRRCATTLHEISNICAPAVAQTNGREMEQRKVGPDERGSGEEDGSTERVRVYLRIRPLMDVEKERGEEQGCVCVQDEETLLLRDPRVSQSVHKFTFTQILGPGTTQQECFDCTMKETVRDVLQGESRLLYTYGVSNSGKTYTVQGTGREAGLLPRALVSVFGRLQGRLYDSPDLKPALREEVRRLTGAEVRAEEARRDSLLKEEEGSISQNSRRRGGASVSGDSGIGGVSSGSSITTELEDLDSVCLDGDALSHSGGEGPEDGVRFSVWVSFFEIYNEFLYDLLEAPPTPPSRKRATLRLCDDRHGNPYVKDLTWVQVRSAEEAWKVLRIGRRNQSFASTHLNLTSSRSHSIFSLRLLHIHPEGERGHSTQTSESRLPLVVPFRDSKLTRVLQGFFSGRGRSCMVVNINPCSSTYDETLQALKFSAIATQLVHGPSAKTHVAYIQSLLRSHGLQTNENAREEEEEGAGECSQEEEGDVTMFDPEELICAIEVLKKEVQRQREEKEELEARVREQVCGEMMEVIAHMEHDFSETLESERALMEERHENKINNLQKSLKRFYTQEIQDRDEQIERLAAELRRSAEAGSGVSAAPPDPETHRLSRRQASSSSSSSSFSSSSSSSSSSACFSVAEELSRVQAELDQCRSELLGKTQELRRYQGLLSLPTPSSTLTSTVERKLEEGQRCLRKLRLDLQGMGRDLQSAERTCCHSTSGERLRLTLANADNTLAKQDHALGELQNSLLLVKMDLRKKTDRLAQLKATPPPHAPPTSCAKRGLGGGEGGAENHAPEKRPFLRTPLVSGRTPSRNAPAAPTTPNSNVLRSRHRSPPPVPAPPHKSKGCVF
- the LOC118222522 gene encoding kinesin-like protein KIF20A isoform X1, giving the protein MNVETGIAPHQVVVVAVAMALRVAPPRGPLSDEEEGGAAVFESTAANPGGVAGSRRCATTLHEISNICAPAVAQTNGREMEQRKVGPDERGSGEEDGSTERVRVYLRIRPLMDVEKERGEEQGCVCVQDEETLLLRDPRVSQSVHKFTFTQILGPGTTQQECFDCTMKETVRDVLQGESRLLYTYGVSNSGKTYTVQGTGREAGLLPRALVSVFGRLQGRLYDSPDLKPALREEVRRLTGAEVRAEEARRDSLLKEEEGSISQNSRRRGGASVSGDSGIGGVSSGSSITTELEDLDSVCLDGDALSHSGGEGPEDGVRFSVWVSFFEIYNEFLYDLLEAPPTPPSRKRATLRLCDDRHGNPYVKDLTWVQVRSAEEAWKVLRIGRRNQSFASTHLNLTSSRSHSIFSLRLLHIHPEGERGHSTQTSELTVCDLAGSERCKDQRSGERMKEANNINTSLHTLGRCITALRHNQSNRSRLPLVVPFRDSKLTRVLQGFFSGRGRSCMVVNINPCSSTYDETLQALKFSAIATQLVHGPSAKTHVAYIQSLLRSHGLQTNENAREEEEEGAGECSQEEEGDVTMFDPEELICAIEVLKKEVQRQREEKEELEARVREQVCGEMMEVIAHMEHDFSETLESERALMEERHENKINNLQKSLKRFYTQEIQDRDEQIERLAAELRRSAEAGSGVSAAPPDPETHRLSRRQASSSSSSSSFSSSSSSSSSSACFSVAEELSRVQAELDQCRSELLGKTQELRRYQGLLSLPTPSSTLTSTVERKLEEGQRCLRKLRLDLQGMGRDLQSAERTCCHSTSGERLRLTLANADNTLAKQDHALGELQNSLLLVKMDLRKKTDRLAQLKATPPPHAPPTSCAKRGLGGGEGGAENHAPEKRPFLRTPLVSGRTPSRNAPAAPTTPNSNVLRSRHRSPPPVPAPPHKSKGCVF
- the LOC118222522 gene encoding kinesin-like protein KIF20A isoform X3, with protein sequence MNVETGIAPHQVVVVAVAMALRVAPPRGPLSDEEEGGAAVFESTAANPGGVAGSRRCATTLHEISNICAPAVAQTNGREMEQRKVGPDERGSGEEDGSTERVRVYLRIRPLMDVEKERGEEQGCVCVQDEETLLLRDPRVSQSVHKFTFTQILGPGTTQQECFDCTMKETVRDVLQGESRLLYTYGVSNSGKTYTVQGTGREAGLLPRALVSVFGRLQGRLYDSPDLKPALREEVRRLTGAEVRAEEARRDSLLKEEEGSISQNSRRRGGASVSGDSGIGGVSSGSSITTELEDLDSVCLDGDALSHSGGEGPEDGVRFSVWVSFFEIYNEFLYDLLEAPPTPPSRKRATLRLCDDRHGNPYVKDLTWVQVRSAEEAWKVLRIGRRNQSFASTHLNLTSSRSHSIFSLRLLHIHPEGERGHSTQTSELTVCDLAGSERCKDQRSGERMKEANNINTSLHTLGRCITALRHNQSNRSRLPLVVPFRDSKLTRVLQGFFSGRGRSCMVVNINPCSSTYDETLQALKFSAIATQELICAIEVLKKEVQRQREEKEELEARVREQVCGEMMEVIAHMEHDFSETLESERALMEERHENKINNLQKSLKRFYTQEIQDRDEQIERLAAELRRSAEAGSGVSAAPPDPETHRLSRRQASSSSSSSSFSSSSSSSSSSACFSVAEELSRVQAELDQCRSELLGKTQELRRYQGLLSLPTPSSTLTSTVERKLEEGQRCLRKLRLDLQGMGRDLQSAERTCCHSTSGERLRLTLANADNTLAKQDHALGELQNSLLLVKMDLRKKTDRLAQLKATPPPHAPPTSCAKRGLGGGEGGAENHAPEKRPFLRTPLVSGRTPSRNAPAAPTTPNSNVLRSRHRSPPPVPAPPHKSKGCVF
- the LOC118222522 gene encoding kinesin-like protein KIF20A isoform X4, translated to MNVETGIAPHQVVVVAVAMALRVAPPRGPLSDEEEGGAAVFESTAANPGGVAGSRRCATTLHEISNICAPAVAQTNGREMEQRKVGPDERGSGEEDGSTERVRVYLRIRPLMDVEKERGEEQGCVCVQDEETLLLRDPRVSQSVHKFTFTQILGPGTTQQECFDCTMKETVRDVLQGESRLLYTYGVSNSGKTYTVQGTGREAGLLPRALVSVFGRLQGRLYDSPDLKPALREEVRRLTGAEVRAEEARRDSLLKEEEGSISQNSRRRGGASVSGDSGIGGVSSGSSITTELEDLDSVCLDGDALSHSGGEGPEDGVRFSVWVSFFEIYNEFLYDLLEAPPTPPSRKRATLRLCDDRHGNPYVKDLTWVQVRSAEEAWKVLRIGRRNQSFASTHLNLTSSRSHSIFSLRLLHIHPEGERGHSTQTSELTVCDLAGSERCKDQRSGERMKEANNINTSLHTLGRCITALRHNQSNRSRLPLVVPFRDSKLTRVLQGFFSGRGRSCMVVNINPCSSTYDETLQALKFSAIATQLVHGPSAKTHVAYIQSLLRSHGLQTNENAREEEEEGAGECSQEEEGDVTMFDPEELICAIEVLKKEVQRQREEKEELEARVREQVCGEMMEVIAHMEHDFSETLESERALMEERHENKINNLQKSLKRFYTQEIQDRDEQIERLAAELRRSAEAGSGVSAAPPDPETHRLSRRQASSSSSSSSFSSSSSSSSSSACFSVAEELSRVQAELDQCRSELLGKTQELRRYQGLLSLPTPSSTLTSTVERKLEEGQRCLRKLRLDLQGMGRDLQSAERTCCHSTSGERLRLTLANADNTLAKQPVLQFLRTTAQAN